TTGTAGGTCTGCTCCGGTTCGCCCTTGGTGATCCAGACCTTTTCCGGGCGCACCGCGAACGCCACCTCCTGCCCTTCCACGCCGGTGATGCCGTGGCTGATGTAGATCGGCACCGGGAACTGCGGGCAGAGCACGGTCACGTGGTCGGGATGGTCCTCGCCGATGCGGCCCTCGAACATGTTCACCGAGCCGATGAACTCGGCGACGAAACGGCTGTTCGGCGACTCGTAGATGTCGCCCGGCGTGCCGACCTGGCGGATGCGGCCCTGCTCCATCAGCGCGATGCGCGTGGCCATGGTCATCGCCTCCTCCTGGTCGTGGGTGACCATCACGCAGGTCACCCCCGAGGTCTCGATGATGGAGACCAGCTCCAGCTGCATCTGCGAGCGCAGCTTCTTGTCCAGCGCACCCATCGGCTCGTCCAGCAGCAGCAGCTTGGGCCGCTTGGCCAGCGAGCGCGCCAGCGCCACGCGCTGCTGCTGGCCGCCGGAGAGCTGGTGCGGCTTGCGCTTGCCGAGCGTGCCCAGCCGTACCAGTTCCAGCATCTCGCCGACGCGGCTGGCGATGGCGCTGCGCGACAGCCCGTCCTGCTTCAGCCCGAAGGCGATGTTCTGCTCCACGCTCATGTGCGGGAACAGCGCGTAGGACTGGAACATCATGTTGAGCGGACGCTGGTACGGCGGCAGCCCATCCAGCGGCTGGCCGTCGAGCACGATGCGCCCGCGGCTGGGCTGCTCGAACCCGCCCAGGCAGCGCAGCAGCGTGGACTTGCCGCTGCCGGAACCACCGAGCAGCGCGAAGATCTCGCCCTGGCCGATGTCCAGGTCGATGTCGTCCAGCGCAACGAAGCCGTCGAACTCCTTGCGCAGCCCGGCGATGGACACATAGCCGGCGCCCTTGGCCGGCGGCGGCGCCGGCAGATGGTCGGTTCTCGCGTCGCTCAACGCCATCGGTGATTCCCCATGAAGCACGCCGTCGTGCGCAGCGCCGATGCGGCGGCGACCGTGGCGCGGTGATCGTCAGTGTAGCTGTGACGGCGTGGGATTCGGGAGTGGGGATTGGGGATTCGTCAAAGCGGCGCGCGCTTACTGCGCCGTAGCTGGCGCTGGCGCGGACGCCGGTGGCGGAGGTGCCGCCCAGCCAAGGCCCAGGCTCTTCTGCAGGGCCACGTAGCGCAGCAGCACCTGGGTGTGCGCCTGCAGCGCGCTGTCCTGGGCCGAGGCCTGCTGGCGCTGCACGTCCAGCGCATCGATCAGCGACGAGGCGCCGGCGGCATAGCGTTGCTGCAGCAGCGCGGCCGAGCGATCCGCCGAGGCGGCGGCCTTGTCCGCCGCCAACGCCTGCTGGCGCGCGGCGCCGAACCGCGCCAGTGCGCCGTTGGCGTCCTGCAACGCGGCCAGCACCGTGCCCTCATACGCCGCCAGCCGCGCTTCATTGCCGGCGCGGGCCTGCTCGACCTTGGCGCGGGTGCCGCCGAAATCGAAGATCGACCATTGCAGGAACGGCGCCACCACGCTGTTGAGCGCATCGCGACCGAGATCACCCGGCGAGGTCGCGGCCATGCCGATGTTGCCGAGCAGCCGCACTTGCGGGAAATACGCGCTCAGCGCTTCGCCGATCTTCGCCGAGGACGAGGCCAGCTGACGTTCGGCGCGGCGCACGTCCGGGCGCCGGCGGATCAGCGCGCCGGCATCGTCCACCGGCACCGTCGCCGGCAGCGTCGGCAACGGCCGGTCCGCGGCCAGCTCGGCGTCGAGCGCGCCCGGCTCGCGGCCGATCATCAGCGCCAGTTGGTCCAGCGCCACCTGCGCCTGCGCCTGCAGGTCCGGCAACACCGCTTCCTGCTGCTGCAGCTGCGCCTGCGCGCGTTCCACCTGCAGGTCGGCATCGGCGCCGCGCTCGCGGCGCTGGCGGGTCAGTTGCAGGGTCTGCCGCGCGGCCTCCAGGTTGCGCTGGGCGATGGCCATGCGTGCACGGGTGCTGCGGTAGCCCAGGTAGGCCTGCCCCACTTCGGCGGCGATCTGCACCTGCGTGTCGGCCAGGTCGGCCTCGTCGGCCTGGGCGTCGGCCAGTGCGCCTTCGCTGGCGCGGCGGCGGCGGCCGAAGAAATCCAGCTCCCAGCTGGCGTCGATGCCGACGCTGTAGAGCTGCATGCGCGGATCGATCTCCACCGGCTGGCCGGTGCCGGCGGCGATGCTGCCCAGGCGGTCGGTCAGCGCATCCGGCGCGCGCGCGTTGAGGTAGGCCGCGTTGGCGCCGACGCTGGGCAACTGCTCGGCGTGGCGCTGGTCGACCAGCGCGCGCGAGGCGCGCAGGCGCGCCTGCGCCACCCGCAGGTTGGGGCTGTGCTGCAGCGCCTGATCGACCAGCATGCTCAACTGCGGGTCGTGCAGGGTGTCCCACCAGCGCTGCGGCGGCGGTGCCGGCACCACCCCGGCGGCGGCCGCCGTGGCATCGGCGCGGTGCAACCGCGGCTGCGCCAGCGCCGCCTCGGCCACCGACGGCGGCTTCACGTAGTCCGGGCCGAGCATGCAGGCCGACAGCAGTGAGGGCAGCGCGGCGGCGACGAGAACGCGGGAGAAACGCAGGGCCATGGAATCCTCAATGCATCGCGAGCGGAGCGCCGCCCTTGGGCAGCGGCTTGAGCAGGAACGCCAGCGGGATCGTGCACACCACGATCACCCCGAAGATCCAGAACAGGTCGTTGTAGGTCATCACCAGCGCCTGCTGTTGCACCAGCCGCGCCAGCTGGGCCAGCGACTGCATCGCCGCGCCGGCGCCGGAGGCCGACTGCAGTTGCGCGGCGATGCCGTGCAGGTAGTCCTGCGCCAGCGGCGAATTGGCGGTGGTGCCGCTGCCGAGCATCTGCGTATGGAACACCATGCGCCGCTCCTGGAAGGTGGAGATCAGCGCCAGCCCGATCGAGCCGCCCATGTTGCGCGCGGCGTTGAACAGGCCCGAGGCGTCGCCGGCCAGGTCCGGCGGCACCGAGGAGATCGCCGCCTGGTTGAGCGACATCATCGCCAGCGCCAGCCCGCAGCCCTGCAGCAGTTGCCCTACGACGAAATGCATGCCGACCGACTCGGCGGTCAGATGCATGTTGACGAAACAGGCCGCGGCGAAGCAGCTCAACCCGCCCAGCACCAGCACGCGCACGTCCACCGTGGTCAGCAGCTTGGGCATCATCGGCATCAGCAACACCGTGGGGATACCCGACAGCAGCACCACGTAGCCGGACTGCTCGGTGTTGTAGCCGGAGATCACCGCCAGGAACTGCGGGATCATGTACATGACCCCGAACAGGATCATGCCCACCGCCATCACCATCACGAACACCGCGCCGAAACTGCGCTGCAGCAGGATCGACAGGCGGATCACCGGCTGCCGGCTGAGGAACTGCGAGCCCACCAGGGCGATGAAGCCGACCAGCGACACCACGCTCAGCAGCACGATCTCGGTGGACTCGAACCAGCGCTCGCGCTGGCCTTCCTCCAGCACCACGGTCAAGGCGCCCAGCCCCGCGGTCAGGCCGAAGATGCCGAGCCAGTCGGCGTCGAGCAGCCCGCGCAGGTACATGCGCTCGTGCGGCAGCCCGAGCAGCAGCAGCGCCACCAGGCCGGCGCAGACCGGCACGTTGAGGAAGAACGCGTAGTGCCAGCTCACGTTCTCGGTGAGCCAGCCGCCCAGCAACGGGCCGATCACCGGGCCGAGGATCACGGTCATGCCGAACAGCGCCGTGCCCAGGGTCTGCTGCGCCGGCGGCAGGCGCGTGGCGACGATGGTCAGCGCGGTGGGGATCAGCGCGCCGCCGGCGAAGCCCTGGCCGACCCGGCCGAGGATCATCATGGTCAGGCTGTTGGACAGCCCGCACACCACCGAGAAGAAGGTGAACAACAGCGCGCAGATCAGCAGGAAGTTGCGCAGCCCCAGGGTGCGCACGAACCAGCCGGTGAGCGGGATCATCACGATCTCGGCGACCAGGTAAGAGGTCGAGATCCAGGTGCCCTCGGTGCCGCTGGCGCCGACCTCGCCCTGGATGGTCGGCAACGCGGCGTTGACGATGGAGATGTCCAGCGTCGCCATGAACGAGCCGATGGTGCCGGCGGCCACCGCCAGCCACGCGCCGGTGTCGGCCTTTTGCGGCGCCTGGGCGCCGGCCGCCGCGGCCGCTTCGCTCACGGGGTGCGCCCGCGCGGGGCGACCGCATCCTGGCCCTGCGCGTCTTCTTCCTCCACGCGCTCCTTGGCGTCCTTGGCGCTGCGCGTGTCGACGGTCACCGTGACCGACATGCCCGGCACCAGGACCTTGCGCGCCTCGGCGCCGGCCTTGAGGCGGACCCGCACCGGCACCCGCTGCACCACCTTGGTGAAGTTGCCGGTGGCGTTCTCCGGCGGCAGCAGCGCGAACTGCGACCCGGTGCCCGGGGCGATGCTCTCGACCACGCCATCCAGTTCCACCCCGGACAGCGCATCGACCTCGATCCGCGCCGGCTGCCCCGGCCGCATCAGCCCGACCTGGGTTTCCTTGAAGTTGGCGCTCAGGTACAGCGCCTCCACCGGCACCACGCTCATCAGCCGGGTGCCGGCGGCGACGAACTGGCCGACCTGCACGGTCTTGTCACCGATGCGACCGGCGATGCGCGCGGTCAGGCGGGTATCCTCCACCGCCACCTCCGCCTGCGCGGCGTCGGCCTGCGCCTGCACCAGCGCGGCCCGCGCCTGGTCGAGCTGGGCGCTGGTGCCCTGCACCTGGCTCTCGGCGGCGACAACCTGGGCCTTGGCCGCGTCGAACTGCGCCTGCGCGCGGTCGCGGTCGTGGAGGATGCTTTCGTAGTGTTCGTGGGTGTCGGCACCGGACGCGGCCAACGGCCCGAAGCGCTTGGCCTCGCCCTGGGCAAAGCGCAGGCTGGCGGCGGCCGCGGTCACCTGGGTGCGCGCCTGCAGCAGGCTGGCGCGCTGCGCCTGCAGCCCGGCCTCGGCGGCGGCGATGTCGGCCTGGCGCACCGCGATGGCGGCCTGCGCCTGCTCCAGGGTGGCGCGGTAGGTGCGCGGGTCGATCTCCAGCAGCGGCTGCCCGGCGGTCACTGTCTGGTTGTCGCGCACGTACACCGCGGTGACATAGCCATTGACCCGTGGGGCCACCGCCACCGTGTCGGCCTGCAGGTAGGCGTTGTTGGTCTCCTGCAGGTAGCGGCCGGTGGTGAGGTAGTAGATCAGCCACACCACCAGGCCGATCACCACCAGCAGGCCGATCAGCAGCAGGGTCCATTTGACCTTGGGGTTCTTCAGCGGCGACGGGGTGTCGGCCTTGCCGGTGTCGTCGCCGCGCGCGTCGTCCCGGCGCTTGCCGGCCTGGCCCTGGTCGGCGTGGGCGTCGGGCGCGGCGGCCTGCCGCGGCGCCTGCGAGGAGTCTGGGTCGTGGTTGCTCAAGTCGCTGATTCCTGGGGAGAGGAAGAACGTCGCCGGGTCGGGACGGCGACGCCACCAAACGGTAGCGTACGCCCGCCGGCGCATTATTTGTACCGGCGAGTACAGAGTGTGTGAGCATCGCGTGGCGGTGGCGCTGCGGCGTCTCTGCGAGTGCGGATGCTGTGCGGCGCCAGACCCGGCCGCTTGCGTCGAGGGAGCGATTTGCCGGTCGCTCAGCCCGATGGGGCGCCATGCGCGGAGGCGCCCTTCGGTCGCGCGAAGGGCGCTATCGGGAAGGCCTGTCGCGGCTGAAGCCGCTCCTACGGGAGAGGGTGTTGCCCGCTCCGATCTCGACCGGGAGAGCGTGCCGGCGCGGTACCTGCGTGCACCGGCAAAAGGGGAAGGAGCGGCTTCAGCCGCAACGGGCGAAGACGCGATGCGTGCCAGGCAGCATCGCGTCGGGACTGAAGTCCCTCCCACAACAGCCGCTTGCACTTGGCGTGGCCGACTCGGGCAAGCGTGTCGTGCTGCCCCACCCGGATCAACGACACCGCATCGCCCGGGACAGCAAAGACCAGCGGCTCAGCGGCCGGTCTTGATCTCCGTCCACAGGCGGGTGTACAGCTTGTCCACCTCGGGTGGGTTGATCGAGTAGGTGAACATCTTCGCGGCCACTTCCGGCGGCGGATAGATGGTCGCGTCGTTGCGGATGGCCGCGTCCACCAGCGGGGTCGCCTGCGGCACCGGGTTGGCGTAGTGGATGAAGTCGGTATTGGCCGCGGCCACCTTCGGCGTCAGCAGGTAGTTGATGAACGCGTAGGCGTTGTCCGGGTGCTTGGCGTCCTTGGGGATGGCCAGCATGTCGAACCACTGCGGCGCGCCTTCCTTGGGAATCGAGTAGGCCACGTGCACGCCGTTCTTGGCTTCCTCGGCGCGGTCGCGGGCCTGGATGATGTCGCCGGACCAGCCCACCGCCAGGCAGGTGCTGCCGTTGGCCAGCGAGGTCACGTACTGCGAGGAGTGGAAGTTCTGCACGTAGGGGCGGATGCGCTTGATCAGCGCCGCGGCCTGCTCGATCTTGGCCGGATCGGTGCTGTGCGGATCCTCGCCCAGGTAATGCAGCGCGATCGGGATCAGGTCCGAGGGCGTATCCAGCAGGGTCACGCCGCAGTCCTTGAGCTTGGACAGGTTCTCCGGCTTGAACACCAGGTCCCAGCTGTTGGCGATGTCGGTGCTGCCGAACGCGGCCTTGACCTTGTCCACGTTGTAGCCGATGCCGGTGGTGCCGACCATGTACGGCACGCCGTATTTGTTGCCTGGATCCTGCTGCGCGATGCGCTGCATGATCTGCGGATCGAGATTGGCCAGGTTCGGGATCTTGCTCTTGTCCAGCGGCAGGAACACCCCGGCCTGGATCTGCCGGCCGAAGAAGTTCAGCGTTGGCACCACCACGTCGTAGCCGCTGCCGCCGGCCAGCAGTTTGGTCTCCACCATCTCGTCGCTGTCGAAGACGTCATAGGTGACCTTGATGCCGGTCTGCTTTTCGAAGTCGGGAATCGTGTTCTCGGCGATGTAGTCCGAGTAGTTGTACACGTTGAGCACCTTCGCCTCGCCCTGCCCCGCCTTGTCCGCGTCGCCGCCGGAACCGCCGCAGCCGGCGAGCAACGCCGTGGCCAGGGAAAGAGTGAGCAGTCGCAAGGTCATGGCAGGTCTCCGCGGGTCCATGGGCAAGAGGGGGAAGGATCGGCGCCGCGCGCCGATCCGGGGGGACGGTCCAGACTACCCAGCGCCGGGCTATTTGCCCAGCGCCTGCGCGGTGTCCTCCAGCGCCCGCCAGGCCTTGTCGAACAGTTCGTCGACCTGGGCGCGGCTGAGGATCAGCGGCGGCGACAGCAGCATCGCGTCGTGGGTGGCGCGCAGGATCAGGCCGCGGCGCAGCGCATGGTCGCGGCACAGCGCACCGACCTTGCCGCGCTCGGGGAAGTAGTGCCGGTGCGGCTTGTCCGGCACCAGTTCCAGCGCCCCGATCATGCCGACGATGCGCGCCTCGCCGACCAACCGATGCTCGCCCAGCTCGGCCCAGCGCTGCGCCAGGTACGGCGCGATCTCGCTGCGTGCGCGTTCGACGATGCCCTCGTCCTGCAGCAGGCGCAGATTTTCCAGCGCCACCGCCGCGCACACCGGGTGGCCGGAATAGGTGCAACCGTGCGCCAGTTCGCCGCCCTGCTCCTTCAGCACCGTGGCCACGCGCGTGCCGAACATCGCCGCCCCGAGCGGGATGTAGCCGGAGGTGATGCCCTTGGCGATGGTCATCACGTCCGGCTGGAAGCCGAAGTGTTGCGACCCAAACCATTCGCCGGTGCGGCCGAAGCCACAGATCACCTCGTCGGCGACCAGCAGCACGTTGTAGCGGCGGCAGATGCGTTCGATCTCCGGCCAGTAGCTGCGCGGCGGGATGTACACGCC
This genomic stretch from Xanthomonas sacchari harbors:
- the potA gene encoding ABC transporter ATP-binding protein; its protein translation is MALSDARTDHLPAPPPAKGAGYVSIAGLRKEFDGFVALDDIDLDIGQGEIFALLGGSGSGKSTLLRCLGGFEQPSRGRIVLDGQPLDGLPPYQRPLNMMFQSYALFPHMSVEQNIAFGLKQDGLSRSAIASRVGEMLELVRLGTLGKRKPHQLSGGQQQRVALARSLAKRPKLLLLDEPMGALDKKLRSQMQLELVSIIETSGVTCVMVTHDQEEAMTMATRIALMEQGRIRQVGTPGDIYESPNSRFVAEFIGSVNMFEGRIGEDHPDHVTVLCPQFPVPIYISHGITGVEGQEVAFAVRPEKVWITKGEPEQTYNKARGTIEDIAYFGSHSIFHVRLPSGIRVQSNFANQKRWDSEGMTWGDTVWVSWDDNDGVVLTA
- a CDS encoding efflux transporter outer membrane subunit, giving the protein MRFSRVLVAAALPSLLSACMLGPDYVKPPSVAEAALAQPRLHRADATAAAAGVVPAPPPQRWWDTLHDPQLSMLVDQALQHSPNLRVAQARLRASRALVDQRHAEQLPSVGANAAYLNARAPDALTDRLGSIAAGTGQPVEIDPRMQLYSVGIDASWELDFFGRRRRASEGALADAQADEADLADTQVQIAAEVGQAYLGYRSTRARMAIAQRNLEAARQTLQLTRQRRERGADADLQVERAQAQLQQQEAVLPDLQAQAQVALDQLALMIGREPGALDAELAADRPLPTLPATVPVDDAGALIRRRPDVRRAERQLASSSAKIGEALSAYFPQVRLLGNIGMAATSPGDLGRDALNSVVAPFLQWSIFDFGGTRAKVEQARAGNEARLAAYEGTVLAALQDANGALARFGAARQQALAADKAAASADRSAALLQQRYAAGASSLIDALDVQRQQASAQDSALQAHTQVLLRYVALQKSLGLGWAAPPPPASAPAPATAQ
- a CDS encoding DHA2 family efflux MFS transporter permease subunit, whose amino-acid sequence is MATLDISIVNAALPTIQGEVGASGTEGTWISTSYLVAEIVMIPLTGWFVRTLGLRNFLLICALLFTFFSVVCGLSNSLTMMILGRVGQGFAGGALIPTALTIVATRLPPAQQTLGTALFGMTVILGPVIGPLLGGWLTENVSWHYAFFLNVPVCAGLVALLLLGLPHERMYLRGLLDADWLGIFGLTAGLGALTVVLEEGQRERWFESTEIVLLSVVSLVGFIALVGSQFLSRQPVIRLSILLQRSFGAVFVMVMAVGMILFGVMYMIPQFLAVISGYNTEQSGYVVLLSGIPTVLLMPMMPKLLTTVDVRVLVLGGLSCFAAACFVNMHLTAESVGMHFVVGQLLQGCGLALAMMSLNQAAISSVPPDLAGDASGLFNAARNMGGSIGLALISTFQERRMVFHTQMLGSGTTANSPLAQDYLHGIAAQLQSASGAGAAMQSLAQLARLVQQQALVMTYNDLFWIFGVIVVCTIPLAFLLKPLPKGGAPLAMH
- a CDS encoding HlyD family secretion protein, whose translation is MSNHDPDSSQAPRQAAAPDAHADQGQAGKRRDDARGDDTGKADTPSPLKNPKVKWTLLLIGLLVVIGLVVWLIYYLTTGRYLQETNNAYLQADTVAVAPRVNGYVTAVYVRDNQTVTAGQPLLEIDPRTYRATLEQAQAAIAVRQADIAAAEAGLQAQRASLLQARTQVTAAAASLRFAQGEAKRFGPLAASGADTHEHYESILHDRDRAQAQFDAAKAQVVAAESQVQGTSAQLDQARAALVQAQADAAQAEVAVEDTRLTARIAGRIGDKTVQVGQFVAAGTRLMSVVPVEALYLSANFKETQVGLMRPGQPARIEVDALSGVELDGVVESIAPGTGSQFALLPPENATGNFTKVVQRVPVRVRLKAGAEARKVLVPGMSVTVTVDTRSAKDAKERVEEEDAQGQDAVAPRGRTP
- a CDS encoding polyamine ABC transporter substrate-binding protein; amino-acid sequence: MTLRLLTLSLATALLAGCGGSGGDADKAGQGEAKVLNVYNYSDYIAENTIPDFEKQTGIKVTYDVFDSDEMVETKLLAGGSGYDVVVPTLNFFGRQIQAGVFLPLDKSKIPNLANLDPQIMQRIAQQDPGNKYGVPYMVGTTGIGYNVDKVKAAFGSTDIANSWDLVFKPENLSKLKDCGVTLLDTPSDLIPIALHYLGEDPHSTDPAKIEQAAALIKRIRPYVQNFHSSQYVTSLANGSTCLAVGWSGDIIQARDRAEEAKNGVHVAYSIPKEGAPQWFDMLAIPKDAKHPDNAYAFINYLLTPKVAAANTDFIHYANPVPQATPLVDAAIRNDATIYPPPEVAAKMFTYSINPPEVDKLYTRLWTEIKTGR